ACCCATCGTACTAAGGGATAAGTGACGGTGGTGAATTGTCCACACCACAGAACAATGTACGAGGGCCTATTAtggcgaacaaaaaaaaaggtgaactgggggggggggacggggaGTAGTGGAAAGGGGTGAACTTCATAAAAGTGATAAAGAGTTATACGCAGTGGCGTCGCAAGGTATGGTGACACACGATGCGGTTAGCTCTTGGTAAAGTGCATccccataaaaataaaatcccagttttgttttttattgttgtttttcaaCCATAATCCAAGTAGGAGATAATGAAGTATTTTCGATATTGAATACACAACTGTAAACATTAAAGGactctaaataaaaaattgttgtttatgacattttataaattttaaatagtaatttattaaaatgattattgaaactatttttttttctagggaCCATAGCGACCatctaaacgacagtccagatagaagaaatagagagtcacgtggctaaatgttgtttgtttacgattaatgaatgaggtccattgattaatcctagttttatttaaaattgctaTTGTATAGCATCCTCCGTGTGCTGTGATACAATCCTTTGTGGATccacgtgtgtgtgtgcgatATCTGggcagggctggccttagacATAGCACACTAGCCAGCCTCCTAAGGCCTCCGGTAGATGGGGGAGGGACCTTAGACATAGCACACTTGCCAGCCTCCTAATGCCTCCGGTAGATGTGGGGGGGGCTTAGACATAGCACACTAGCCAGCCTCCTAATGCCTCCggaagatgggggggggggaccttaGACATAGCACACTTGCCAGCCTCCTAAGGCCTCCggtagatggggggggggggcttagaCATAGCACACTTGCCAGCCTCCTAAGGCCTCCGGTAGATGGGGGGGGGACCTTAGACATAGCACACTAGCCAGCCTCCTAATGCCTCCGGTAGATGGGGGGGGGACCTTAGACATAGCACACTAGTCAGCCTCCTAAGGCCTCCggtaggtggggggggggcttagaCATAGCACACTAGCCAGCCTCCTAATGCCTCCGGTAGATGGGGGGGGGCCTTAGACATAGCACACTTGCCAGCCTCCTAAGCCCTCCGATAGGTGGGGGCCTCGTACAGAACTAATATAAATTTTTAGAGACAAAAATCGCGAAACTTTTTTGGATCAAATTTCAAACAGAAGAAGTCAATGCCtcgtctactagtctagctctaagtctcttctTTGATTCAAGATACCACACGAAACACTAACGGAAATTGCTCTATATGAACTTATTTTATTCGTTGTTTTAGATGCAGGaaggttttaattttattaccacacgaccaggcagccatctaagAATCCGAACTGTtagtctaaaaaaataaaaaaaattaaaaaaataaaaaaatatcacgaATTATATAACTTAAATCTAGGTCGTTTAGACGAATTTAATTTCTGCTAATCAGACTGATTGATCGATCAGTATCCCGAAAACGCCTAAATCTAAGACCTAATTATGAGAGGAGAGAGTAACATTAATAGACACTATATCAGATTGAGcgaataaatctagatctaggttttaaaTAGTTTGACTAggacaagaagaagaaaattgaCAGGATAGAACATGCAAAGACACAACAGCGTGTTGATGATACCGGTACTTACAGATAGGATATTATAGGCCTTTTCTTGTTCTGTTATCTACTCTGTATAGTAGGGCTAAGTTAGGATCTATTCTCACTTTAATTTATGCTGTGGACCTGACAACATACCCAGATCAACGTCAAATAGGCCTATCTCGCTAGCTAGATTCGAGTTCCATACAATCCCATATAAGCCTATTGCTTTATAACAATTAGGCCTATACGAATTCTATATAAAAGTATAATTTAACTGGTCAATTATCATATTAGTTAGCTTGGATTACGCATAGGCTACATTtacatatattaattattaatataattataaaatatgtcTGAGACTGGGAAtgattcattatttttatttcgaaaGACAGCAACTGGCTTAGCAAAGAGACATTTGCAGATGGCAAACCATAGTTCATAATATTCGcgaaaataataatatcttatcttatcttatataatacagacgttacttcaaaggcTAATAATAAAAGGCTACAGTTGAAGGACAGGTACGTAACACAGATGACAAGAGCAGAcggagaaaagaaataaaaaaaaaagaatctatagtctaatttttttttttaaattaacattttcatGATATGATAATTTTCCTTTATTGGAAAACCCGCCAATATTTATCCCTTTTAAACTTTGACCCTCAATGACCCCGTAGCTAGGCAATAgctggctttaaaaaaattaacctttaCTTCATAATTTTTcatgtgttaaaaataaaaaaaaaactagtcaaGTTGGAtgttgatctaaatctagatcccaGTGCTTATTAATCAttagactagatgtagatctagatctagattcaattAAATGGGTTAAGAAAGTgccgttatatttttttataattactaGACGTCGAGATCGAGGTATTGTGATTTATAATTTAATCCGTGGTGACGTTGTGGTTATTATCTTTGTTTATAAATGGCGGACAGCGTAAAAATAGTTGACAAGCAATATTTGAAGCGTAATAATCCACAATCGGGTCATATACATAAAGgtaaatagtttaaaattcCTATGTCTAGATCTCTATAGATTTTTATGTCTGAAAAAGCGATCTAACGTAGctcgtattttaaaataacgagTGTCTTTATCATAATACattctaaatattaaataatagatctaaataatattaGTCTACTCCGagatgaactagatctaggttcaGGTTGTgctatttgtattttaattatcatttagtcttcaaaaatgtattataattattcaaatattactttaattttagTCCACTGTCTCTCTGCTCTGTTTTGCATCTGTTCTACATCTAGTTCCTTTACGTTTTCTTGAGTTATGAGCATGTATATATTCAAATATTGGTGTAATCAATCTGTATTCCTGTCCAATTAgtttaacaaataattttaataaacactataaatgctttgtttgatttataaTAACATTAACATGTGATTCCATGATGATGACTTTTCATgtattagatctataagtattttcagtttttagtttttgtaagtggtttaccatgaataaattaagtagttttttttgttttagtttttttgctACTAAGTATCTAGATATAGAGGCATATAGTAAGAACCAAAAGAGacaaatgattttgaaaaaCAATTACTTAATTTAATGGAAAATAACTTATTGAAAATTTGTTTAAATCCTAGCTGTTTAAAGGGCTTTAACCTACTTTAGCAAAAAGCTAGATATGCCCTTTATTGGACACCATGATGccttgctaaaaaaaatatagtattcTGGCATTATTGTTCAATTCTACCAATGGTTTCAGGATTTCCTGATAGTTAGAGAACacactgtaataataaatggcttgAAATCAACAATAAATTTCACATTTGGCTAGAATAACATCATtactaaaatcactaaattacgGACACTTCAAgtcagaagactaaaaagtaaagtagcaaaaaaaaataaaacaatgaactaTAAATTAGAAATCCAAAAAAACCtaacctaataaaatattcagaaaggcCTATACAAAAGTGTAGAACAGCACAACTAATAAATATAATCTattttgtgaatttttttatCAGGTCATGCTATTGTTGCAGCCAATGCTTCAATACCTACAAAATTTCAGACAATAATTACAGAAAATAGTGACAAGACTGGGTTTTTATCAAAAGCAAAACGTTTTAAAGGTGATACTTTCATGGTATgatgatgattttttttcaaattcaatttaaataaaataattactattTGTTAAACCCCTTAACTCATTGGTTATTGGGACTGGCACATAATCTTGTTATTTCCACTTTATTTGACAGTAAATTTCTATTTATATCATTTACATTTCAAACAATATATCTGTTGATTTTATGTTTAATCATTTAAACTACTTTGACATAGTCAGTTAAATTGGGTTGttttttcttgaacattttgctccactaaatgtttgaaaaattctttttttttttttttctgaattcttTTTGTTGATGATCAGACAGAAACACCAGCACCGAGCTCCTATGGAGACATTAGCAAAACAGATTCTTTCAGTCCATCTTTTTCAAAAAAAGGAACAGGTACATTTGCCTCAAAGGTGAGAAGGGTGCACTTTTATAAGCTTTTACTTTgaatcttttaaaacaaaaacacataatATATGTACTCACAACAAATAGAATgcaataaaaatattgttataaatgttAGCTTCATAAAATTAGTATTTGAAAGGTTTGTACTATTGCTCTTTATATCAAATCTAAATGGATCttgaaaaattattattctaattttcataattattaaatttaaaaaaaaaaattcttctagACTCatcacccttttttttcttttttttaagttggaaACTAAACCTTTTGATTATTCtagactaaatttttttttttgaggaaaaGTACTCTACTCTATTGAAGCTGTGCCCTAATCAAAGCTaccctatcttatcttatataatatgacgttacttcaaaaaaaagaagataattacgtcctacgcgtcatgcatgttaaccaatgaattaaattctgccaagtcactggttttcctggatggctcaggcaactcattcacTTTTCATCAGGATGGCAAAGTAAAATGATGCAGCTGCAGTCTCATGAAACAACTAGTGGCAAGGAAGCTGGAATGGAATATGTTAGCTTTCCTCACCCACACAGTAGACTTCCCCACTATGTACACATTTGGTGACCTAACCAATGTTTTCTTCCTTTGCGTTGGATCATTTCTTTGCATCAGTGCTGATTGCTTCAAGTATATTTGGTCAATGAAACCTACAACATCAGCATCATGGCTGATAGACTAAGAAGTGTAAAAGTGAAGAAAGTGTCCCACACCCCAAAACCCAAGTAGCAAGAAATATTGATGGCTGAAAAGGAAGGCTATACAAAAAAGCATTGTTGACATGATTCCTTTATCAGATGATGGTGGAAACACAAAGGCAACTAAAGCATTGAAGAGTTCCTGTGGTAGATGCTGAAATGTTATTTGATGTGATAAAAAAATGCAACATTGCTGTTTTGGCACATTAATCAAATTACatgtggctgcctggtcatatgGTATCCATagtggactgtcatttggactTGTCGATGGtactgggttcataccctgcccgctgccatcccccctCATCCTGCtggatgtttggactaggaagtaaattatcttcaaatctgaaggaacctccgaaacatgttaaacgctttacaaacatttttacatgttATTGGTTTATTGATGTACTTCCGGGGTGCTGCACAGCAGGCGACCTGATTATACTGGACTCTTTCTCAGGAGGAAAATGTAAGACATGATAACCCAAATATAAGCTGCACCCAAATTTTTACTTTGGGCCCTTCCAAAATGTGAATAGAATCTGGCTTAGATTTGATTGAATTATagtcattttcttcttttaaagaATACCTATAAATTACAAGACaacataaatttttattaattgattttttacttttgatctTGTCAGTCTAAAAGACAGTTTCAGTTCATGTCAACATGTGGACCTGGTCCAGGAGTATACTCTCCACCCAGTATGCTAAGCAGCAGAAAAGATTTTAACAAGTGTTTGGTTGAGAGATTATTCCAGCTCCCCATCGCTCAGATTGTCGAGAAAACCAATGGTGTCCCAGCTCCAAACACTTATGAGGTAACCTTACAGTTTCATTTATTGGCTTCAAACTAAGTTCAGACTATCTAGAATTCTCAAATATTCATAGACATACTcaacttatctttttttttttccccatttgtcaaagttatattgaaaaaatttttttttaaaagtttggtCTCACACCTTTGCTATACTCTACTGTCTCTAGCAGTTcttaacatttaaaagaaaacgcTTGATTAAATTTGTCTCCACAGATGACCTTAATTAGGTCCATAATTTGTTGCTGTCTGGCCCTTTGATTCATCGTAAACACTTCCTTCATGATTTCATGCTAAaactaattcatacaagtgctccttcttccctatcgccattagagaatggaatgggctgcctgaatcagccaggaaaaccaacaacttagcagagtttagctCACTGATTAGATTGActcatgaaatgcataggatgtaattatcttcttttttgaagtaatgtctgtaatatataggATTAGAAGGTAATTTCATCGGCATATGCCTATATACTTTAGTCATGAGATTACTATTGTTCATCTCATGGAGCTTTTCTATATTTTAAAGAGGCTTTGTGGCCTGCATTTTTATATGACGGCTGAGATTATTGCTACCTTGCTACTCATTGCTTGTCTTGTTACTTCCTCTCTCCACctagtgcggtctagagctatgtctatGGATATGTGTTGCgcttttttgaaggaacgtctgtaatttataagatctGTATCCACTACTTCAAGATCCTTTTTTTCCCAACAGCAGAAGTGGAAACAACCAGTTTTCCTTGTGCCTGCAAGAGGATGACTTTGAGGATTTGTCCTCCATACCAAAAACATGACAATGCTAGTGCAGGCAGCTTTGCCTGAGGGTGGTGAATAAACTGGGAAGACCTGTAAGAGTATCACAATGTTGCTTATTCTGTCTTGCCATGTAATTtcttcttatatattacagacattacttcaaaaaagaagataattaagtctctaatagcactaaggaagaaaggagcacttgtacgaattagtTCTAGTGTAAGGAATaaaaaatgtgcctctatctttgtgtctttctgagtatttcattaggttttgtttttctatttgtaaattatggttcagtgttttatgtattatagctactttactttttattcttttgtcctgaagtgtctctaagtttagtgattttactaatggtttaatttactaatttactAATCTGatactatgtaatcagattactacacttaaagagacaaataaaaatgcagttttttggattatgggtgatttcaacctacctgatataaattggaaaacactaaccatagataaacaccaaaaccttaaggacataaatgagcttttcatagaaactttacacaacctaagtttagatcaaatcattaaaaagccaactagattaaacaacacattagatctcttcttaaccaacagacctggattagtagttgattatgaaattatccctggtctatcagaccatgagatcataaaaatacacagtcagataaaagcagtagccaatacaaaacccaaaagaaaaatcttactctggaataaatgtaacctaacacaactacaccaagctgcactaaactttcaacaaacattcttattagaaaaagacattaaccaaccagtcgatgacctctggaatttcattaaaaaccatcttaaaagcataatagaaaatcatataccaactaaatacacatcaaacaaaataaataaatgctggtttaataatagactaaagaagctttgtaaacagaaggaaaacctctatagaaaatttaaagaaactaatgcagaaagagtttacaaaaagtatataaaaattaaacacttaacccaaaaagtaagcagacagttgcagagtgaatacataaacaatgtaatatctaaagataaaaacaaaaacctatggtcatacattaagtctaagaaaatggaaacaacaggcgtagcgccattaaaagatgaacataacataatacataatgataatgaaactaaagcaaacattctaaacaaatactttgcatcagcattctcaaccccaggagacaaagacatattactgaatttgaaccaagtagacaacatagaagatatagtagtacaagaaaatggaattcaaaaactattagccaacaccaaaccaaataaagcttctggacctgatggtattccagctagattactcaaagaactaagtaatgagctagccccagtgttcaaaatactctttcaggcttcacttaaccagggcagagtaccaaaggactggaaagaagctaatgtcacccccctatttaaaaaaggagaaaaatctgacccagggaactacagaccagtatcacttaccagcatcacatgtaaaatcctagaacacataatatgtagcaacatcataaaccacttagacaaacataatgtcctcacaccataccaacatggctttaggaaatatagatcatgtgaaacacaactaataggactaattgatgatttttcaaaaggtttagataatagtgaacaaatagatgctatcttactagatttttctaaggcttttgacaaagttcaccaccatagtttgcttaaaaaattaaaatatttcggcattaatggtccactgcatcagtggattaaagactttctgatagggagagaacaaactgtaataataaatggctctaaatcaacaccgataacagtaaactcaggtgtacctcaaggtacagtcttgggtccactactatttttaatttacataaatgatttaccaaattgcattagttcaggaacaaaagtcagattatttgcagacgattgcataatatatagaacaataaaaacaacacaagacacagatattttacaaagagaattagatgaattacagaaatgggaatcaaattggagcatgtctttccacccagaaaaatgtcagttgttaagagtaacaaaaaaactaaaacaaattaattccacttatcttattcatggcaaaccagtatcacagactaaaaacgcaaaatacctaggtgttataataaatgaaaaactatcatggaatccacatattgatgaaactacaaaaaaatcaaacaaagcattaggatttattaaaagaaatttctataaatcaaataagaacataaaactaaaatgttacttaaccttggttaggccaataatagaatatgcatcctccgtttgggacccctcaactcaagaaaacattaagaaactggaacagacacaaaatagagcagtgagattcataacaaacgaatattcacatttgactagagtaacacctttagtaaaatcactaaatttagaaagccttcaggacagaaggctcaaaagtaaagtagcaatcatacataaaacactgaaccataatcttcaaatgcaaaaacagaatttaataaaatactctgaaagacacaaagataaaggcacattcctcgtcccatatgctaggacaaatttgtacaaatactccttcttccctagtgctattagagcatggaatgggttgcctgagctagccaggaaaaccagtgacttggcagaatttaagtcattggttaatatgcatgactaaatgcatgacgcgtaggacgtaatcatcttcttttttgaagtaacgtctgtattatataagataagaagataagatggtTTTACTCTAACCAAACGTGAATATtcattgttataaatctcactgctctgttttgtatttgttctagtttctttatgtgttcttgagttgaggggtcccaaacagaggatgcatattcttatattggcctaactaaagttaaatagcatttgagttttatattcttgtttgatttgtaaaaaattcttttaataaaccctaatgttttgcttgattttttcattatttcatcaatattggGATTCCttgataatttttcatttattattaagcCTAGATATAGTTTTTAGTCTCTgtgactggtttaccatgaataaaataagtagtttctatttattttagtttttttgttactcttaataactgccATTTTTTCTGAGTGGACAGACATGcaccaatttgattcccatttctgtaattcttctaattctttttgtaaaatttctgtaccttgtgttattttattgttctatattctCAAGACATAACAGAGACAGTACAAGTGGAAGAAGTTCAATTTATGCTCTTGTTTTGCATATGTCGTCCATTTTTCACAGCAGGGCACTTGGGACACATGCAGACTACTAGTCATAATAACTCAGTTCAAGGgacatgtaaaacatattttGGCCTATTGTAAGCtctgtaaatataaataatttgttaaataCTTGACAGGTCCTCAAATATAAAACTGGTAAAGCCAATAATGTGTCGGCCAATGCAGCTTTTAAATCAAAGTCAAAGAGAGAACTTATGGAATTATCAGAACAAATGAGAAACCCAGCCCCAGGTTAGccatgattattattatttaactactttttgtaacaatatttgaaCTGTTGGAggataaataaaattttattcttagaaaaagagaaattaaaATGTAGACCTAAATAAGAAATTTCAATTGAAAAGAAATACGTAGATATTTCATTGCAATCATTTTTTAAGAATAGCATATAAATCTTCTTTGATCATATGCTCAGAAATGTagtttaaatttagtttatacCCTTACTTATAAAAGCCAGTAAAATCATGCTTTTAGAAATTTGTGAGctctaaaatgaaataattgactaTCACTTTTCGCTTGTTGGTTTCTTTAGGTCAGTACAATGTCAATGACCAGCCACTTCACAATAGTGTCAAAGTTCCTTTCTCAAGTTTTAAATCGAAATCCAAGCGGCAACTTTTAGAAACACCAGATGATGTAAGTCTGACCTTTCAGTTTCCATGCAACAAGTAAACAAATCGTTTGTactgaaaacaaataaataaaaatacacactGGCTATAAGTAGACAATATCtgttatcaattaaaaaaacaaacaaacaaaaataaacaacacattttatgtATATAACCTCTATTTTATGCAAACAACCTCTATTTTATGCAAATAacctcatttatttttattattctaaTTTAGTTTTACTATTTTTTCGTGTATAACTTTTCGTAGATTCCTGGTCCTGGTACATACAATCCAAATGGAGATGTGGAGCAACCACAGAAACTTATTTTTCCGTAAGAAGATTTTCTTAATTATCTTTATGTAAATTTGTTTCAGCATTTTAATAGGATGAGAATTTATAACTTGGGCATTGAGATCTATTTGCTACAGCTTCCagtcaaaaaaaagtaaagtacccctttcagaccttgtgatctatagggcaaaggaggtaaaggtcatatgtttctattaTACTCAGGTATACCATCTCTAATGGTATACAAGTGAACTTTGTGTGTCTGTGATGGTATCCTAGTAAACTGTTGTGTCTGTGATGGTATCCAAGTGGACTGTTGTGTCTGTGATGGTATCCAAGTGGACTGTTATCTCTGTGATGGTATCCAAATGGACTGTTGTGTCTGTGATAGTATCCAAGTGGACTGTTGTGTCTGTGATGGTATCCAAATAATTATACATTAAATTGAAATTTCAAGTgccacaaaaacaaatgtttctatttgaatgattttttgttATGTCTGTCATACAAAACCttagaaacaagaaaaagttttgaaatcaaattttcattttattccCAGACGCAAACACTATTTGTGTATATCTGCACCAGCCATGCCCCTTCCTGCAACTCCCCCCTCCCCTGGACCAGGTGCTTATGAAACCAAATACTTTACAGACACACCCAAGCATTACATGTCCAGTTCTGCCTTTGTGTCCACGACGGGACGCTGGTCAGGCAACAGCCGTAATGCAGAGTTTCCAGGTCCTTGTAAGTATCATTAATGTAGGGAAGAATTGTGACTTTGCAGCAGCTTCTGTTTCATACTTGGTTAAAGTTTTAgtaaatgcaaacaaaaaatgttacaatgttTCACAGTGTAATCTTCTTCTCTTTCAGCTCACTATCGTCCAATCCATGTTGGAAAACAGTCCTTCATATTTAACTCATCGAGACGATGGATTTAACAGTCTCGTTAGCGAGTTAAAGCAAGATGGAAAAATGATGATGACACTAATATAAAGTGTCTCTCGTACAACCGACAGGAAGTCATTGCATATGTCTGTATGTCCAAAGCATGGCTTGGCGCTGTACAAAATTTGTGATATGTATTATAAGTTTTCTGTAAAGTATTTTTTCACAATGTTCAACCTATTCCTGAGTTGACTTTTTGGCTTTGTCCAATCAATGATAGTGATGTGACAGTAACTATTTGGATACAAAGTCATTGATTAGTTATCATCAGAATGGAAGAAAAGTCTTTAAGTTTATTTGCTTGCTTATCAAACAAATCACATTAGCCAAAAGTTTGTGAGGAGGTggtatgtttgtaaaaagtaacTTATAGCACAAAACAATTTCAGAATTTGTTTAATTTACCAGAAAAACTGTGTATGCTTGAGACTGATATAAACCTGGGCAGGAAACGTTTCTGTAATACATCtaatttactttgttacttCCTAAtacttttattgtaaaaaaaaatattttgttcttttctctaaaatgaatatttaaaaatttttttttttgtataaatgtaAGTTTTTGAATTAGTGTTTGCACACAGCAGTGATACCCAAGGGGTCagggtagctgagtggtaaagcacttggcttcttaACAGAGAGAGctcaggttcaaatctctgtgaagattgcaattttgaatttcatgatttttagacACAACAATTGTCACCTCACCATGTCTActcaactttaatgggtacctgacactagttaggaaagtaaagatggttcgtcattgtgcttgccacatgagacccttgttaactgttggcaacagaaacagaagacacaagatctgaaaggggatactttattattttttttaaagagataccCAACCCTATGTGGTACACACAGTGCAACAATTATTTGTCAACTCAGCCTATGTCTTTGTTTCCAACACTGTTAATGGTTAGAAATGATTTGCTTACATAAAGTCTAGccttcaaataaaatattgtgcTATTCTGCACATCCCCTCACAATTTAGGCCAGTGGTTCttaa
The DNA window shown above is from Biomphalaria glabrata chromosome 5, xgBioGlab47.1, whole genome shotgun sequence and carries:
- the LOC106067403 gene encoding O(6)-methylguanine-induced apoptosis 2-like, with protein sequence MADSVKIVDKQYLKRNNPQSGHIHKGHAIVAANASIPTKFQTIITENSDKTGFLSKAKRFKGDTFMTETPAPSSYGDISKTDSFSPSFSKKGTGTFASKSKRQFQFMSTCGPGPGVYSPPSMLSSRKDFNKCLVERLFQLPIAQIVEKTNGVPAPNTYEVLKYKTGKANNVSANAAFKSKSKRELMELSEQMRNPAPGQYNVNDQPLHNSVKVPFSSFKSKSKRQLLETPDDIPGPGTYNPNGDVEQPQKLIFPRKHYLCISAPAMPLPATPPSPGPGAYETKYFTDTPKHYMSSSAFVSTTGRWSGNSRNAEFPGPSHYRPIHVGKQSFIFNSSRRWI